The Niastella koreensis GR20-10 genome includes a window with the following:
- a CDS encoding NADH-quinone oxidoreductase subunit N, producing MTYLQFLALLPFIILAMAAIVVILLIAFRQSHTVIQVTGFLMMCGVVFAMWYVRDTLPREIPPLLVVDGLAALFTGLIIFSVLVVGLLSYIYFEEREENPKEYYILLFLATLGSAVLTISRHFISFFIGLELLSVSLYALIAYLRNRNNAVEAGVKYLVLAALSSAFLLFGMALIYMETGSMEFSAIARAIDTTGMSVLFVMGIGLILVAVGFKLALVPFHLWAADVYQGAPAPVTAFIATVSKIGVFAVLIRFADAIHLQQNALAVTIFTIIAIACMLAGNILALMQQNLKRLLAYSSIAHFGYLLVAFLSGNAGVGAAVFYLLAYSITLLAAFGIITLLSTTRRDADDLGGYRGLFWRSPLMAAIFTVALLSLAGIPLTAGFPAKFFILTTGVQQHRWLLVIVLVLTSVIGLFYYLRIISTLFATPPLTPVKERTLHPFFYVATYASLVILMCLLGWLGIYPGFIVENVRAFLSF from the coding sequence ATGACATATTTACAATTTTTAGCGTTACTTCCTTTTATCATACTTGCTATGGCTGCAATCGTAGTGATCCTGCTGATCGCATTCAGGCAAAGCCATACCGTAATACAGGTAACGGGTTTTTTAATGATGTGTGGTGTGGTGTTCGCCATGTGGTATGTACGGGATACGTTGCCGCGCGAAATACCGCCATTGCTGGTGGTAGATGGATTGGCCGCACTGTTTACCGGGCTGATTATATTTTCGGTATTGGTGGTTGGATTGCTTTCCTATATTTATTTTGAAGAACGCGAAGAGAACCCAAAGGAATATTACATCCTCTTGTTCCTGGCTACCTTAGGTTCCGCGGTGCTGACCATCAGCCGGCATTTCATTTCTTTTTTTATTGGGTTGGAATTGTTGAGTGTAAGCCTGTATGCGTTGATCGCGTATTTGCGCAACCGGAACAATGCAGTAGAAGCAGGCGTGAAGTACCTGGTGCTGGCGGCTTTGTCGTCGGCCTTTTTATTATTCGGTATGGCATTGATCTATATGGAAACGGGCAGTATGGAGTTCTCCGCCATCGCCCGGGCCATTGATACAACGGGGATGTCGGTTTTGTTTGTGATGGGTATCGGATTGATTTTGGTAGCCGTTGGCTTTAAACTGGCCTTGGTGCCATTTCATTTATGGGCAGCCGATGTGTACCAGGGGGCACCGGCGCCGGTGACCGCATTTATTGCAACGGTTTCAAAGATTGGCGTTTTTGCCGTTTTGATCCGGTTTGCAGATGCCATCCATTTACAGCAAAATGCACTGGCGGTTACCATCTTCACCATCATCGCCATTGCCTGTATGCTCGCAGGAAACATTCTGGCCCTGATGCAACAGAATCTAAAGCGCCTGCTGGCTTATTCCTCCATTGCGCATTTTGGTTATCTGCTGGTGGCGTTTTTGTCGGGCAATGCCGGTGTTGGCGCGGCGGTATTTTATCTGCTGGCTTATTCCATTACCCTGTTAGCTGCTTTTGGCATCATTACTTTATTATCAACTACCCGCAGAGATGCAGATGACCTGGGTGGGTACCGCGGTTTGTTCTGGCGCAGCCCGTTAATGGCGGCCATCTTTACCGTTGCGTTATTGTCGCTGGCGGGCATACCGTTAACAGCAGGATTTCCCGCCAAATTCTTTATCCTTACAACCGGGGTGCAACAACACCGGTGGTTACTGGTTATTGTGCTGGTATTGACCAGTGTGATCGGGCTGTTTTATTATCTGCGTATTATCAGTACGCTATTTGCAACACCGCCATTAACACCGGTAAAAGAAAGAACACTACATCCATTTTTCTACGTAGCCACCTATGCCTCACTGGTTATATTGATGTGTTTATTAGGCTGGTTAGGGATTTACCCAGGTTTCATAGTAGAAAACGTGAGAGCATTTTTGAGTTTTTGA
- a CDS encoding complex I subunit 4 family protein produces the protein MILVWMISILLMGGVACWLVAQRNQLACKWTALVAVIAAFLLPVVWYMQHVPVAGSGNTWLIDYQLNWIPAFGISFHLAMDGLSFVMILLTSLLGILAVLCSWNEIREKTGFYFFNLLWTLAGIAGVFVAMDLFLFYFFWEVMLVPMYFLIAIWGDFNRRYAAYKFFIFTQTGGLLMLLSILALYFIHGQQNSGYYTFDYFALLNTAMGNDATARWIMLGFLIAFVIKLPMVPLHSWLPDAHSEAPTAGSLILAGLLLKTGAYGIIRFVLPLFPVAAAGIAWWAMLLGVVGIIYGALLAYAQTDLKRLIAYTSVSHMGFVLLGVFAFRQLALQGVVMQLLTHGVSTGALFVLAGMLKERLHTRDINQMGGLWTAMPHMGALAMVFVLASLGLPFLGSFIAEFLILLGAFEVSPVLSVIASFGLVLSALYSLRIMQKVFFGQIQTITDPPADLSAREWIIMACLTVAIVLLGLYPQPIFNIVSGVVEQVARL, from the coding sequence ATGATACTGGTTTGGATGATAAGCATATTGTTGATGGGCGGCGTTGCCTGCTGGCTGGTGGCGCAACGCAATCAACTGGCCTGTAAATGGACGGCCCTGGTTGCGGTGATCGCTGCATTTCTGCTGCCTGTTGTCTGGTACATGCAACATGTACCGGTTGCGGGCAGCGGCAATACCTGGCTCATCGATTATCAGCTGAACTGGATCCCGGCTTTCGGCATCAGTTTTCACCTGGCTATGGATGGGCTCAGTTTTGTAATGATCCTGCTTACTTCCCTGCTTGGCATCCTGGCCGTGCTATGTTCCTGGAATGAGATCCGGGAGAAAACCGGGTTTTACTTCTTCAATTTGTTATGGACACTGGCTGGCATTGCGGGCGTTTTTGTCGCCATGGACCTTTTTCTCTTTTATTTCTTCTGGGAGGTAATGCTGGTGCCCATGTATTTCCTGATTGCTATCTGGGGCGACTTCAACCGGCGCTATGCCGCGTATAAATTTTTCATTTTTACCCAAACGGGCGGACTGCTGATGCTGCTGTCGATCCTCGCCCTGTATTTTATTCATGGGCAGCAAAACAGCGGCTATTATACATTTGACTATTTCGCGTTGCTTAATACGGCCATGGGCAACGATGCTACGGCCCGTTGGATCATGCTGGGATTTTTGATCGCTTTTGTAATCAAGCTGCCGATGGTGCCGCTGCACAGTTGGCTACCCGATGCGCACAGCGAAGCGCCCACGGCGGGCAGTTTGATCCTGGCAGGATTGCTTTTAAAGACCGGCGCTTACGGCATCATCCGGTTTGTATTGCCCTTGTTTCCTGTGGCTGCAGCTGGTATTGCGTGGTGGGCTATGTTGCTGGGCGTGGTTGGCATTATTTACGGTGCGTTGCTGGCCTATGCGCAAACTGATCTGAAACGGCTTATTGCGTATACCTCGGTGAGCCATATGGGATTTGTGTTGCTGGGTGTTTTTGCTTTCCGGCAATTGGCGCTACAAGGTGTGGTAATGCAATTACTTACGCATGGCGTAAGTACCGGCGCCCTGTTTGTGCTGGCCGGCATGTTAAAAGAGCGCTTGCATACCCGGGATATTAATCAAATGGGTGGTTTATGGACGGCCATGCCGCATATGGGCGCGCTGGCGATGGTGTTTGTATTGGCTTCACTCGGTTTGCCCTTCCTGGGAAGTTTCATTGCCGAGTTCCTCATCCTGTTAGGAGCTTTTGAGGTAAGTCCGGTGTTATCGGTCATTGCCAGCTTTGGCCTGGTGCTGTCGGCATTGTATTCCCTGCGTATTATGCAAAAAGTTTTTTTCGGACAGATCCAAACCATCACCGATCCTCCAGCCGATCTGAGTGCCCGCGAATGGATTATTATGGCTTGCCTCACGGTAGCTATTGTGTTACTTGGTTTATACCCCCAACCAATATTTAACATAGTGAGCGGAGTGGTAGAACAAGTAGCTCGTTTATAG
- the nuoL gene encoding NADH-quinone oxidoreductase subunit L, whose translation MSQLLVYIPTLPLIGFIVLSLFGKKLSKPIIASIGAGTVCIAAIIVIGLGISFLHTPPSGGALQQLLWTWFRVGTLSVDISLRVDALTLVFIFIITFVGALIHIYSTFFMWRDADYARFFACMNLFVCSMLLLVMADNLLLLYLGWEGVGLCSYLLIGFWYDVPSNCRAANKAFLITRIGDTALLIGLFLLFKELGSLNIATLLQQAPGHFAAGGSHITLITILLLVGGMGKSAQLPLQTWLPDAMAGPSPVSALIHAATMVTAGVYLIARLNGLFLLSPVTMSIVAIVGAITLLVAGCSALAQTDIKRILAYSTISQIGYMFLALGIGAWSAAIFHFVTHAFFKALLFLAAGVVIEALHHEHNIFMMGGLRKRLPEVIFTFLAGAAALSALPLVSAGFYSKDAILWYSWSAAGGSPVLWLIALAGAFITALYSTRLVLVVFWGDMRTPVHEQPGRGMIIPLLILAFFSITAGFIEWPHNMFHLTLFSDQVQKVLPQTVMKQNEPAEWLLQAIAMLVTLSGVYLGYVLYYGKTGVRWQQSPGLSATRNFLFSGWKFDQLYNIVFVKPYLFLTRINKTDVIDRLYTAIAQAGIRLNTWFSVSQNGSLRMYIIGVLAGILFIITLQLLL comes from the coding sequence ATGTCCCAATTATTAGTATATATACCAACATTACCACTAATTGGCTTTATAGTACTATCATTGTTTGGAAAAAAGCTATCCAAACCAATAATAGCCTCCATTGGTGCGGGAACGGTATGTATAGCGGCGATCATCGTCATTGGGTTGGGTATTTCATTTCTGCACACGCCACCGTCCGGAGGAGCCTTGCAACAATTGTTATGGACCTGGTTCAGGGTGGGAACGTTGTCAGTTGATATCAGTCTGCGGGTAGATGCGTTAACGCTCGTTTTTATATTTATCATCACTTTCGTGGGCGCGCTGATCCATATTTATTCCACCTTCTTTATGTGGCGCGATGCCGACTATGCCCGTTTTTTTGCCTGTATGAACCTGTTCGTGTGCTCTATGTTGTTACTGGTAATGGCCGATAACCTGTTGCTGTTATACCTCGGGTGGGAGGGCGTTGGTCTTTGCAGTTATTTACTCATAGGGTTCTGGTACGATGTGCCTTCCAATTGCCGGGCAGCCAATAAAGCATTTTTAATTACGCGTATTGGCGATACGGCCTTGCTGATCGGTTTATTCCTCTTGTTTAAGGAATTGGGTTCGTTGAACATAGCAACGCTTCTGCAACAGGCGCCGGGGCATTTTGCGGCAGGCGGCTCACACATCACCCTCATCACCATATTATTATTAGTTGGCGGCATGGGTAAATCGGCGCAGTTGCCGTTACAAACCTGGTTGCCCGATGCTATGGCCGGTCCATCCCCGGTGAGCGCCCTGATCCATGCAGCCACCATGGTTACAGCAGGCGTGTATTTGATTGCGCGTTTGAATGGATTATTCCTGTTATCACCTGTAACGATGTCCATCGTAGCGATCGTAGGTGCTATTACTTTATTGGTGGCGGGTTGCAGCGCCCTGGCGCAAACAGATATCAAACGGATCCTGGCCTATTCCACCATCAGCCAGATTGGTTATATGTTCCTGGCATTGGGCATAGGTGCCTGGAGTGCCGCAATCTTTCATTTTGTAACCCACGCGTTTTTCAAGGCCCTGTTGTTCCTGGCTGCCGGCGTGGTGATTGAGGCCCTGCACCATGAACACAATATTTTTATGATGGGCGGATTGCGAAAAAGACTGCCCGAAGTGATTTTTACATTTCTGGCTGGCGCTGCAGCCTTAAGTGCTCTGCCATTGGTGAGCGCCGGTTTTTATAGTAAGGATGCCATTCTCTGGTACAGTTGGAGTGCAGCCGGTGGCAGCCCGGTATTGTGGCTCATAGCACTGGCCGGTGCATTTATCACCGCCTTGTACAGCACGCGGCTGGTGTTGGTGGTGTTCTGGGGCGACATGAGAACACCTGTGCATGAACAACCCGGCCGGGGCATGATCATTCCGCTGCTCATCCTGGCTTTCTTCTCCATTACAGCTGGTTTTATTGAATGGCCGCATAATATGTTTCACCTCACGCTTTTTTCCGACCAGGTACAAAAAGTATTGCCCCAAACAGTGATGAAACAAAATGAACCTGCTGAATGGTTGTTACAGGCCATTGCTATGCTGGTAACATTGTCGGGTGTGTACCTGGGTTATGTGCTGTATTATGGAAAGACAGGTGTGCGGTGGCAGCAATCCCCTGGTTTGTCGGCAACGCGCAATTTTTTATTCAGTGGCTGGAAGTTTGATCAGCTGTACAATATTGTTTTTGTAAAACCATACCTGTTTTTAACCCGGATCAACAAAACTGATGTGATCGACCGCCTGTACACTGCCATTGCCCAGGCTGGTATTCGATTGAACACCTGGTTCTCGGTTTCACAAAACGGCTCGCTGCGGATGTACATCATTGGTGTGCTGGCCGGGATCCTGTTTATTATCACGCTTCAATTGTTGTTATGA